The genomic region CATAGGCTGTTCGTCCAAGAGCGCCGTCAACGAAACCGTCGCCACGGTCGACGGCAAGAGCATCACGGTCATGGAGGTCAGGGAGGCTACCGGTATCCCCGGAGGGCTCGTGCCGGCTTCCACGCTCGACAAGGACCAGAAGAGGAAATTGATCGGGCAGATCATCGAGACGCGACTTTTGGCGCGGGAGGCACGCGCGATCGGCCTCGACAATACGCAGGAATTCAAGGATGCGATCCGCTTCGGTGAATCGGGGGTGGCCGTCAAGGGGCTGTTCCGTAAAGAACTCGATGCCAAGGGCCAGAAGGTCGGAAGCGAAATCGATGCCGCAGTCAAGGATCTGATGGCCAAGGACAAGAGCCTAAAAGCCTCCGATGCCCGCGCACGGGCGTCGCAGTCCGTTTTTTCGGCCAAGCTTTCCCAGATCCAGACCGAAATCACGGCCGCCGCGCGCAAGGCGTTTCCCGAAAAGGTCGATACTGCCCTGATCGCCCGGATCGCCAAGGGAGAGGACGTTCCCGACAACGCGGCGGTGGGTCAGGTCGGATCCGAGGCGATGACGTATGGCGACGCCAAGGTTCTGATCTCCAAGGCGACCATGGGAGCCAAGCATGCGGGCAAGGATTTCCTGAGGGACGAAAAAGCGCTCGCCGGCGCGATCAGCCAGGAATTGGGCGATCGCTCACTTGTTGCCTATGCCCGGCAGCAGGGCGGCGACAAGGGCCCCTGGCTCGAGCTTGACCGCACGCTTTACGAAAATTCCGTGCTTCTGGGGCTTCTGGCGGAAAAGGTGATATTCAAGGACCTGGGAGTCTCCGAAAAGGAGATCGAGAATACTTACAACGAACACAAGAACATGTTCGTCAAGGACGGGAAGCTCGTACCTCTCGCCGCAGTGCGCGACCAGATCGTCGCTTTCCTGCAGGACCAGAAGAAGCGGAAGGCCGTCGAAGCGTTCGTCGCCCCCTTGAAGGGAAAGGCGAAGATATCGATCGTCGAATCCATGCTCGAGAAGGTATGATCCAGATTTGAATGAAGCGGACGGCCGAGCCGTCAAACGGTCCGAAAGGAGGGCTGACTCGTGAGGAGATCGATCGTAACGCCGCTAGCTCTGGCGCTGATGCTTGTCTTGTCCGGAGTGGCCTTTTCCGAACCGTCGTTCGACGCCGAGGACGCCTGGGGGCGCTTCGGGATCGGTCGCGAAGCCTTCGACCACCCGGTCGACATGGTTGCGGATCGCGACGAAAACATGTACATCGTCGACCAGGGCAACAATCGTATCCAGGTACTCGACCGGCGCGGCCGGTTCATTCGCGAGTGGGGAGGGCGCGGATTCGGGAAGGGCTCCTTCGACGCCCCCACGGCCATTGCGATCGACAAGTCGGCAGGCACTTTGTACGTCGTCGATACGGGCAACAACCGAATCCAGAAATTCGATCTCACAGGGAGATACATCCTCGAAATCGGGCGCCTCGGATCGGGGCGCGGCGAATTCAACAAGCCGTCCGACATCGCCCTTGACCGTAAAGGGAATCTGTTTGTCGTCGATCCCGGCAACAACCGGATCCAGAGATTCGATTCGACGGGAGCGTTCATCGAGGAGTGGGGCCGTTACGCCCAGCAAAGGAAGGGAACCGACCTCGACAAGCCGGTATCGCTGTCCATTTCCGACGACGGGTTCGGCTTTCTCTTTGTGACGACAGGCGACTGCCTGATTCGAAAATACGACCTGGATGGCCTGTCCGTGGCTTCCTGGCCGATGTTCCAGAAGGGGGAGGGGCTCGTTTGCGGGCCCACCCGAATTCGGATTGAACCGCGTCGGTATACAGTGTATATTGCCGATACCATCAACGACCGGCTGATCCTTTTCGACCGGGCGGGAGAACTTCTGGGCGAGCTCCGAAAGGGGCAATCTCCATTCAAGAAGCCCACGAGTATCTTTATAAACGACGTTTTCGGGGAAGATGTTCTGGTGTCCGACACCGGAAACAACCTCATCCAAAAGGTCAGGAGGAGAAAATAGGCATGCGCTTTCCTGCGAAGTCCGGGTTGCTCCTCGTCGTGGCGGCAGCAGTTCTAGCCTCCTTCGGCGGAGTCTGTCTCGCTGAAGAAAAGGCCATGACGCCGCTGGGCGGTGGAATTCCGATGATCGAAGGCATCAAAATGCTAGACGTGGGCGCCCCGGCTCCCGATTTCACGCTCAAGGACACCAAGGGAGAAGTTTTCCATCTTGCGGAACTCAAGGGCAAGAAGCCGGTTGTCATCGTCTTCTGGTCCATCTTCTGCGAACCGTGCCGCTTCGAGATGCCCGTCATCCAGAAGCTGGCCGACAAATACAAGGCCGGGGGGCTCGAGGTGATCTCGGTCGTGCTCGACGGCGAACCGCTTAAGAGCAGCATCGATGGCTTCATCAAGCAGGAAAACTACACGATTCGAACGCTGATCGACGAGCTCGACGCGAAAGAGATGTTCAAGGTCGCCGATCCATACGGCGTCGGCGGCACGCCGACCATTTACATCATCGACCGCTCGGGAGTCGTTTCCATGGCCCGGTCCGGCCGAATCAAGGAAGAAGAGCTCGAAAAAGCGATCTTGTCTGTCACCAAGAAGTGAGGACGTAATGCGGGCCCTTGCGTTCGCGGCCCTTCTCGGCGTCGCGCTTTTCTTTCTGCCGGGACAGGTCCTGGCGGCCAACCTTGGCGACAAGGCGGTCGCCATCAAGGGCGAGGGGCTCGATGGCGCCCGGGTTGATCTTGGCGCCTATATCGGCAAGAAGGTCGTCCTCCTCAAGTTCGGGTCGATCTATTGCTCGACGTGCGTTTCCTCGCTCGAGGATGTGGCCCGGATCCAGAAGAAATTCAAGCCGGCCGACCTGCAGATCGTGGGCGTCAATCTCGACGTCTACGGCCTAACGCGCGTCAAGCGCTTCTACCGCGGCTACAGTTCCATCATCAAATACCCGTTCATCATCGACGATAAGCTGGCGGCCTCCCGGCCGTTCGACATCCAGTCCATTCCAGCGCACATCGTCATCGACAAGGAAGGCTTCATCCGCTACATGTCGACGGGCGCTTCCCCCGAAGACCTGAAGACGCTCGAAGACGTCATCAGC from Candidatus Deferrimicrobiaceae bacterium harbors:
- a CDS encoding peptidylprolyl isomerase translates to MKRIIHGLMLGAVASMLFIGCSSKSAVNETVATVDGKSITVMEVREATGIPGGLVPASTLDKDQKRKLIGQIIETRLLAREARAIGLDNTQEFKDAIRFGESGVAVKGLFRKELDAKGQKVGSEIDAAVKDLMAKDKSLKASDARARASQSVFSAKLSQIQTEITAAARKAFPEKVDTALIARIAKGEDVPDNAAVGQVGSEAMTYGDAKVLISKATMGAKHAGKDFLRDEKALAGAISQELGDRSLVAYARQQGGDKGPWLELDRTLYENSVLLGLLAEKVIFKDLGVSEKEIENTYNEHKNMFVKDGKLVPLAAVRDQIVAFLQDQKKRKAVEAFVAPLKGKAKISIVESMLEKV
- a CDS encoding TlpA disulfide reductase family protein produces the protein MRFPAKSGLLLVVAAAVLASFGGVCLAEEKAMTPLGGGIPMIEGIKMLDVGAPAPDFTLKDTKGEVFHLAELKGKKPVVIVFWSIFCEPCRFEMPVIQKLADKYKAGGLEVISVVLDGEPLKSSIDGFIKQENYTIRTLIDELDAKEMFKVADPYGVGGTPTIYIIDRSGVVSMARSGRIKEEELEKAILSVTKK
- a CDS encoding 6-bladed beta-propeller, coding for MRRSIVTPLALALMLVLSGVAFSEPSFDAEDAWGRFGIGREAFDHPVDMVADRDENMYIVDQGNNRIQVLDRRGRFIREWGGRGFGKGSFDAPTAIAIDKSAGTLYVVDTGNNRIQKFDLTGRYILEIGRLGSGRGEFNKPSDIALDRKGNLFVVDPGNNRIQRFDSTGAFIEEWGRYAQQRKGTDLDKPVSLSISDDGFGFLFVTTGDCLIRKYDLDGLSVASWPMFQKGEGLVCGPTRIRIEPRRYTVYIADTINDRLILFDRAGELLGELRKGQSPFKKPTSIFINDVFGEDVLVSDTGNNLIQKVRRRK